A single Mesomycoplasma bovoculi M165/69 DNA region contains:
- a CDS encoding phospholipase D-like domain-containing protein, whose protein sequence is MSKKLQVFFYYFSLLIVLATLASVIYLAYVILISRIDWYTFAIICVIYLLNLVFNLYIIFQKRHFDAKASWLVIFSIIPFIGHFFYIIYGRKYLNRKKASIYFKEYKKFINSQTTLKYPEVNSNLSQNELALLNYTKTKFNSPILDFKSHIFTDGYLFFDSFFQDLQKAKKFILIDTYIIKNDFIWFKLKNILINKAKEGVKIRIIVDSLGTYFIKKKQWKILKDNNIKITVFNIINFPFLSGNKLFRNHRKVYIIDGETVYTGGNNISEEYVGFDKKYGYWIDLNMKITGSIVKTYCENFRFSWYKWSNKKSNKNIDIDFDELKFQSPKQNLNNEYGVVVQSGPIIEEALMEGFILKLLYSATKKVQIFTPYFTPTQKILDALKDILNAKIEVELYLPGKNDINFTKHFNNYFCETLQNKGAKIFLFNETFYHGKAIIIDNKIGFIGTANMDIRSIFSQYEINILLTGDLVDNYLNYIESFKSKKIIIEHKKPIKVFWLYKMLIPIFKPLI, encoded by the coding sequence ATGAGTAAAAAATTACAAGTATTTTTTTATTATTTTTCATTATTAATAGTTTTAGCCACATTGGCTAGTGTTATATATCTTGCATATGTTATTTTAATATCTAGAATTGATTGATATACTTTTGCAATTATTTGTGTTATTTATTTATTGAATTTAGTTTTCAATTTATACATAATTTTTCAAAAAAGACATTTTGATGCAAAAGCATCATGGCTTGTAATTTTTTCCATAATTCCATTTATTGGCCATTTTTTTTACATTATTTATGGAAGAAAATATTTAAATAGAAAAAAAGCCTCAATTTATTTCAAAGAGTATAAAAAATTTATAAACTCACAAACTACTTTAAAGTATCCAGAAGTTAATTCCAACCTAAGTCAAAATGAATTAGCACTTTTAAACTACACAAAAACCAAATTTAATTCACCGATATTAGATTTTAAATCACATATTTTCACTGATGGTTATTTATTTTTTGATAGTTTTTTTCAAGACCTGCAAAAAGCTAAAAAATTTATTTTAATAGACACTTATATTATTAAAAATGATTTTATTTGATTTAAATTGAAAAATATTTTGATTAATAAAGCTAAAGAAGGTGTGAAAATTAGAATAATTGTAGATTCTTTGGGAACATACTTTATTAAGAAGAAACAATGAAAAATTTTAAAAGATAACAATATAAAAATTACTGTTTTCAACATAATTAATTTTCCTTTTTTATCAGGAAATAAATTGTTTAGAAATCACCGAAAAGTTTATATTATAGATGGCGAAACAGTTTATACTGGTGGAAATAATATTAGCGAAGAATATGTTGGATTTGATAAAAAATATGGATATTGAATAGATTTGAATATGAAAATAACAGGATCTATTGTTAAAACATATTGTGAAAATTTTCGTTTTAGTTGATACAAATGATCTAATAAAAAATCTAATAAAAATATTGATATTGATTTTGATGAATTAAAATTTCAATCACCAAAACAAAACCTTAATAATGAATATGGGGTTGTTGTGCAAAGTGGGCCTATTATTGAAGAAGCTTTAATGGAAGGTTTTATTTTAAAATTATTATATAGTGCCACTAAAAAAGTCCAAATTTTTACTCCTTATTTTACTCCAACACAAAAAATTTTAGATGCTCTTAAAGATATTTTAAATGCTAAAATTGAAGTGGAGCTTTACTTGCCAGGAAAAAATGATATAAATTTTACTAAACATTTCAATAATTATTTTTGTGAAACTTTGCAAAATAAAGGAGCAAAAATTTTTCTTTTTAATGAAACCTTCTATCATGGTAAAGCCATAATTATAGATAATAAAATAGGTTTTATAGGAACTGCAAATATGGATATTCGTTCTATTTTTTCACAATATGAAATAAATATTTTATTAACAGGAGATCTTGTAGACAACTATTTAAATTATATAGAATCATTTAAATCTAAAAAAATAATAATAGAACACAAAAAACCTATAAAAGTCTTTTGATTATATAAAATGCTTATTCCTATTTTTAAACCCTTGATTTAA
- the rpmF gene encoding 50S ribosomal protein L32, whose product MAIVPKRKTSKQRKHKRRTHDSLTLPNLVVCSNCSNKRQQHHTCLFCGFYNGRKIVAFKALNDSK is encoded by the coding sequence ATGGCAATAGTACCAAAGCGCAAAACTTCTAAGCAACGCAAACATAAACGAAGAACACATGATAGTTTAACCTTACCTAATTTAGTGGTATGTTCAAATTGTTCTAACAAAAGACAACAACATCATACTTGCTTATTTTGTGGTTTCTATAATGGTAGAAAAATCGTTGCTTTTAAAGCGTTAAATGACTCAAAATAA
- a CDS encoding YcsE-related riboflavin metabolism phosphatase — protein sequence MNKFKLVATDIDDTILPSGHKDFSLETKKMFADLKKANIITAFVTGRDLVTISNLIKSDSIDYFIGGNGCFIYSFLEQKIIYERILKNNDLKKIIEFFLDRDTKFIVADKNFIYYSSNYDVQNSKFLKDHLHMVKTIDEFDYSSEVHIVTVIDQERNESEVQRSFVDFINQNQLDAHISSRWSWGFFIVPKGVNKYNTLFKLAEMHNISNEEIIAFGDSQNDIDMIANVGYGVAMGNGLKEVKAVAKAIAEPAIENGVYKKIKELQIIK from the coding sequence ATGAATAAATTTAAACTTGTTGCTACAGATATTGATGATACCATTTTGCCTTCTGGTCACAAAGATTTTTCTTTAGAAACTAAAAAAATGTTTGCTGACTTAAAAAAAGCAAATATAATTACTGCCTTTGTTACAGGACGAGATTTAGTTACAATAAGTAATTTGATTAAATCAGATTCTATAGACTATTTTATTGGTGGTAATGGTTGTTTTATTTATAGTTTTTTAGAACAAAAAATTATTTATGAACGAATATTAAAAAATAATGATTTGAAAAAAATCATAGAGTTTTTCCTTGATAGGGACACTAAATTTATTGTAGCAGATAAAAACTTTATTTATTATAGCTCTAACTATGATGTTCAAAATTCTAAATTTCTCAAAGATCATTTACATATGGTAAAGACTATAGATGAGTTTGATTATTCTTCCGAAGTTCATATTGTGACAGTGATTGACCAAGAAAGAAATGAAAGTGAAGTTCAAAGAAGTTTTGTTGATTTTATTAATCAAAATCAATTGGATGCTCACATTAGTTCTCGTTGGTCATGAGGTTTTTTTATTGTACCCAAAGGTGTTAATAAATACAACACACTTTTTAAATTAGCAGAAATGCACAATATTAGCAATGAGGAAATTATTGCTTTTGGAGATAGTCAAAATGACATTGATATGATTGCTAATGTTGGATATGGGGTGGCAATGGGTAATGGACTTAAAGAAGTAAAAGCTGTTGCAAAGGCAATTGCAGAACCTGCTATTGAAAATGGTGTTTATAAAAAAATTAAAGAACTTCAGATTATTAAATAA
- the truB gene encoding tRNA pseudouridine(55) synthase TruB, whose protein sequence is MIKLLYKPSGVSSFKFIKQFAKENFVNKIGHTGTLDPLACGLIMIATDEDTKLIPYLDKGKKTYVTKVKFGYISDTFDSEGDIKVFENAKLVNLELLNQKLIELCSKTSQLPPIFSAKKIGGKKAYELARSNHSVNLKPVQIQIFQWSILDWNLNQQEALISFEVSRGTYIRSLVHDLGQLLNSGAIMTGLERIKLAGMDKTFIEKDINPLDLIQLPYLKLSKLELVNLFNGKQIKREDQEQEVLLIYCKKIVGIGKIKNNLIITDKLFGNVINKLLGSNE, encoded by the coding sequence ATGATTAAACTTTTATATAAACCTTCTGGTGTTAGTTCCTTTAAATTTATAAAACAATTTGCTAAAGAGAATTTTGTAAATAAAATTGGTCACACTGGTACTTTAGACCCACTAGCTTGTGGTTTAATTATGATAGCCACCGATGAGGATACGAAATTAATTCCATATCTAGACAAGGGCAAAAAAACATATGTAACTAAAGTGAAATTTGGTTACATATCAGATACTTTTGATAGTGAGGGCGACATAAAAGTTTTTGAAAATGCTAAGTTAGTAAATTTAGAACTTTTAAATCAAAAACTAATAGAGCTTTGTTCTAAAACTTCACAATTACCACCTATTTTCTCAGCTAAAAAAATAGGTGGTAAAAAAGCTTATGAATTAGCTCGATCAAATCATAGTGTGAATTTAAAGCCAGTTCAAATTCAAATTTTTCAATGGTCTATTTTAGATTGAAATCTTAATCAACAAGAAGCATTGATTAGTTTTGAGGTTTCAAGAGGAACATACATTCGTTCTTTGGTTCATGACCTAGGACAACTATTAAATAGTGGTGCTATTATGACTGGATTAGAAAGAATAAAATTAGCTGGAATGGATAAAACTTTCATTGAAAAAGATATTAATCCACTAGATTTGATACAACTACCTTACTTAAAACTTTCAAAATTAGAATTAGTAAATTTATTTAATGGTAAACAAATTAAAAGAGAAGACCAAGAACAAGAAGTTTTACTAATTTATTGTAAAAAAATTGTAGGAATTGGTAAAATTAAAAATAATTTAATAATTACGGATAAATTATTTGGGAACGTAATAAATAAACTTTTGGGGTCAAATGAATAA
- a CDS encoding FAD synthase, producing MSYIYKFSLKPKLLWKDSVFVLGAFESFHKGHFQLIEQAKQLNKPIVLVAISNPENLPKNNGKIFSDLKSRLQIIANSGIENILLIEFNEKIANLEGDYFINLLIQYGASDFVIGKNYNFGKLASWNAKKLKEYIPTTQIVDFYYIENKVKLSTSILKNYLIFGQFKILNSYLNHNYLTYVSCDENLFFKWNTNSIKPNAGLYVIYFVDPITQYKFPGILHISLANKKNQIFLFNHFNFFEGFIEIIAEYRIISSTRFDLLEDKDIEGIKKIFFNLYTNSTN from the coding sequence ATGAGTTATATTTATAAATTTTCACTAAAGCCTAAACTTTTGTGAAAAGATTCTGTTTTTGTTTTAGGAGCTTTTGAATCTTTTCATAAAGGCCATTTTCAATTAATAGAGCAAGCTAAACAGCTTAATAAACCAATAGTTTTAGTTGCTATTTCCAATCCAGAAAATTTGCCAAAAAATAATGGCAAAATTTTTTCTGATTTAAAATCTAGATTGCAAATTATTGCAAATTCTGGTATTGAAAATATTTTGCTTATTGAATTTAATGAAAAAATAGCCAATTTAGAAGGTGATTATTTTATTAATTTACTAATCCAATACGGAGCTAGTGATTTTGTAATAGGTAAAAATTACAATTTTGGAAAGTTAGCAAGTTGAAATGCTAAAAAATTAAAGGAATATATTCCAACTACGCAAATAGTGGATTTTTACTATATTGAAAATAAAGTAAAATTATCCACATCTATTTTAAAAAATTATTTAATTTTTGGACAATTTAAAATTTTAAACTCTTATTTAAATCATAACTATTTAACTTATGTTTCATGTGATGAGAATTTATTTTTTAAATGAAACACAAATAGCATAAAACCAAATGCAGGATTGTATGTTATTTATTTTGTTGATCCAATTACTCAATATAAATTTCCAGGTATTTTACACATTAGTTTGGCAAATAAAAAAAATCAAATATTTTTATTTAATCACTTTAATTTTTTTGAAGGGTTTATAGAAATAATTGCAGAATATAGAATCATTTCAAGTACTCGTTTTGATTTGTTGGAAGACAAAGATATTGAAGGAATTAAAAAAATTTTCTTTAATTTATATACAAATTCAACAAATTAA